One genomic segment of Pseudorasbora parva isolate DD20220531a chromosome 6, ASM2467924v1, whole genome shotgun sequence includes these proteins:
- the trappc1 gene encoding trafficking protein particle complex subunit 1, which translates to MTVHNFYIFDRNGSCLHYSEWNRKKQAGISKEEEFKLMYGMLFSIRSFISKMSPLDMKDGFLAFQTSRYKLHYYETPTGIKLVMNTDLGVPNCRDTLQQIYSTLYVEYIVRNPLCVLGETLQSDLFNTKLDSFIRALPFFSVRAA; encoded by the exons ATGACCGTTCATAATTTCTACATATTTGACCGCAATGGCTCGTGCCTTCATTACAGCGAGTGGAACCGCAAGAAACAGGCCGGAATCTCCAAAGAAGAG GAGTTTAAGCTGATGTACGGGATGCTATTCTCCATACGATCCTTCATCAGCAAGATGAGCCCGCTGGACAT GAAGGATGGGTTTCTGGCGTTCCAGACGAGCCGTTATAAGCTTCATTATTACGAGACTCCGACGGGGATTAAACTGGTGATGAACACAGACCTCGGCGTACCGAACTGCAGAGACACACTGCAGCAGATCTACAGCacg ctGTACGTGGAGTATATCGTGAGGAACCCGCTGTGTGTGCTCGGCGAGACTCTTCAGAGCGATCTGTTCAACACCAAACTGGACTCGTTCATCAGAGCGCTGCCGTTCTTCAGCGTCAGAGCGGCGTGA
- the psmb6 gene encoding proteasome subunit beta type-6, with protein sequence MAATLQFPANVQSFNNYNDLCPDWTQREVSTGTTIMAVEFDGGVVMGADSRTTTGAYIANRVTDKLTPIHDRIFCCRSGSAADTQAIAEAVTYQLGFHSIELDEAPLVQTAASLFRDMCYRYREELMAGIIVAGWDKRRGGQVYTVPVGGMMTRQPVSVGGSGSSYIYGYVDSNYKTGMSKEECLKFTAGALTLAMERDGSSGGVVRLAVISELGVERQVILGNQLPQFSTV encoded by the exons ATGGCGGCAACACTGCAGTTTCCAGCTAATGTTcaatcttttaataattataatgatTTATGTCCTGACTGGACGCAGCGGGAAGTCAGCACAGGG ACCACCATCATGGCAGTGGAGTTTGATGGTGGAGTTGTGATGGGCGCCGACTCCCGCACGACCACCGG CGCTTACATCGCCAACCGTGTGACGGATAAACTCACGCCCATCCATGATCGGATCTTCTGCTGTCGCTCCGGCTCAGCGGCCGACACACAGGCCATCGCTGAAGCCGTCACTTACCAGCTGGGCTTccacag CATTGAGCTGGATGAGGCTCCTCTGGTGCAGACGGCTGCCAGTCTCTTCAGGGACATGTGCTACAGATACAGAGAGGAGCTGATGGCCGGCATCATCGTGGCCGGATGGGACAAGCGGAGGGGCGGACAG gtgtacACTGTGCCGGTTGGAGGGATGATGACGAGGCAGCCGGTGTCAGTCGGTGGATCCGGCAGCAGCTACATCTACGGCTATGTGGACTCCAACTACAAAACCGGGATGAGCAAAGAGGAGTGTCTCAAATTCACTGCAGGAG ctctgaCTCTGGCCATGGAGAGAGACGGCTCCAGTGGAGGAGTGGTGAGGCTGGCGGTGATCTCTGAGCTGGGAGTGGAGCGGCAGGTCATCCTGGGGAACCAGCTGCCCCAGTTCTCCACAGTCTGA
- the LOC137078222 gene encoding platelet glycoprotein Ib alpha chain: MLRFIFLMIKFCVVMSLSCPSDMNPDHRPRVSCVAQRLTAVPDGIKPDTQVLVLTENHFSTLSWSSYSGFKQLHELDLSHNHIATLEPPGPVLENLRVLRLSGNRLTGLGGLVFRCTPNLMEIYLDGNQIRSLHDASFSNLPHLEIINLSRNKLPALPPRLLERVSSSNLKTFDLENNSISLMPESFFSSEYDIPYVYLSQNPWLCSCAVGYLHSYLNDQEGSIYKHDEIKGVVLSPQSVVCSGPPHLFQRPIIELEENDFCPPEPTPSGDQDFKPISVEPNYRPQTQSAPHDTTTIPNLLASIQSWTQPGFWVTETWTETLTKTWTETWFVYWTMWEYFILNSTAGSVTLPTQSITSQPITSESPTTEANIPRSQAPSIAQLDPHLPSPMNTVQTEPPTIGAIPTQLDLHLSSPMITVTTEPPTTGASTTQLDPHLSSPMITVTTEPPTIGASTTQLDPHLSSPMITVQTEPPTTGASTTQLDPHLSSPMITVTTEPPTIGASTTQLDLHLSSPMITVTTEPPTTGASTTQLDPHLSSPMITVQTEPPTTGASTTQLDLHLSSPMITVTTEPPTIGAITTQLDPHLSSPMITVTSEPPTIGAITTQLDPHLSSPMITVQTEPPTIGANIATQPEPYTSRITVRFLTERIIPHTSVSPHWTDAHEGGGKILLWCWWLFAGFVFLCVLSALTSCFLSLWLLKIYLSVYRRLKNHGMARSGVILRAYRSIENSRGRENEDESVSFLSLEHLKDTRAVFRSVLFIKREEQHGETETKGRDASSKIELVSVAGQARDKEQEPAKFRKTLYREINGEEEADGWREGRIARYRLILREERGRHPEMQWVVGEWELGEEGMAYQRSCSLIGQPSTVALE; this comes from the exons ATGCTCCGCTTCATCTTCCTCATGATAAAGTTCTGCGTCGTTATGAGCCTCAGCTGTCCGAGCGACATGAACCCGGACCATCGGCCCCGCGTCAGCTGCGTGGCTCAGAGATTAACGGCGGTTCCCGACGGGATCAAACCTGACACGCAAGTTCTGGTTCTCACAGAAAACCACTTCAGCACTCTGTCCTGGTCCTCGTATTCTGGATTCAAACAGCTGCACGAGCTGGACCTGAGCCACAATCACATCGCCACGCTGGAGCCACCAG GTCCTGTGCTGGAAAACCTGCGTGTGTTGCGTTTGTCTGGGAACAGGTTAACTGGTTTGGGAGGACTTGTGTTCCGCTGCACTCCTAACCTGATGGAGATCTATTTGGATGGAAACCAGATTCGTTCCCTACATGACGCCAGCTTCAGCAATCTTCCCCATCTGGAGATCATAAATCTGTCCCGGAATAAGCTTCCCGCCCTGCCTCCTCGCCTTCTGGAGCGAGTGTCTTCCAGCAATCTAAAGACGTTTGATCTGGAGAATAACAGCATCTCACTGATGCCTGAGAGCTTCTTCTCATCTGAGTATGATATACCTTACGTTTACCTGTCCCAAAATCCCTGGCTCTGCAGCTGCGCTGTAGGTTACCTCCACTCCTACCTGAATGACCAGGAGGGCAGCATCTACAAGCATGATGAAATAAAAGGCGTCGTTCTTAGCCCCCAGAGTGTTGTGTGTTCTGGACCGCCTCACCTATTCCAACGGCCCATCATTGAACTGGAGGAGAATGACTTCTGCCCACCGGAACCAACCCCCAGCGGAGACCAAGATTTTAAACCAATCTCAGTAGAGCCAAATTACCGCCCTCAAACGCAGAGTGCTCCACATGACACCACCACCATCCCCAACCTGCTCGCTTCCATCCAATCCTGGACCCAACCTGGGTTCTGGGTCACGGAAACATGGACAGAAACATTGACGAAAACATGGACTGAAACGTGGTTTGTATATTGGACAATGTGGGAGTATTTTATCTTGAATTCAACGGCGGGTTCAGTCACTTTACCAACACAGTCAATCACGTCCCAACCCATAACTTCTGAATCACCAACTACTGAAGCCAATATTCCCAGATCCCAAGCCCCAAGTATTGCCCAATTGGATCCGCACCTTCCCAGTCCAATGAACACGGTCCAGACTGAACCACCAACAATTGGAGCCATTCCTACCCAATTGGATCTGCACCTTTCCAGTCCAATGATCACGGTCACAACTGAACCACCAACAACTGGAGCCAGTACTACCCAATTGGATCCGCACCTTTCCAGTCCAATGATCACGGTCACAACTGAACCACCAACAATTGGAGCCAGTACTACCCAATTGGATCCGCACCTTTCCAGTCCAATGATCACGGTCCAGACTGAACCACCAACAACTGGAGCCAGTACTACCCAATTGGATCCGCACCTTTCCAGTCCAATGATCACGGTCACAACTGAACCACCAACAATTGGAGCCAGTACTACCCAATTGGATCTGCACCTTTCCAGTCCAATGATCACGGTCACGACTGAACCACCAACAACTGGAGCCAGTACTACCCAATTGGATCCGCACCTTTCCAGTCCAATGATCACGGTCCAGACTGAACCACCAACAACTGGAGCCAGTACTACCCAATTGGATCTGCACCTTTCCAGTCCAATGATCACGGTCACAACTGAACCACCAACAATTGGAGCCATTACTACCCAATTGGATCCGCACCTTTCCAGTCCAATGATCACGGTCACGTCTGAACCACCAACAATTGGAGCCATTACTACCCAATTGGATCCGCACCTTTCCAGTCCAATGATCACGGTCCAGACTGAACCACCAACAATTGGAGCCAATATTGCCACCCAACCTGAACCGTACACCTCTAGAATAACGGTCAGGTTCCTGACCGAACGGATCATTCCCCACACTAGCGTGTCTCCACACTGGACAGATGCCCATGAAGGGGGTGGAAAAATTCTGCTTTGGTGCTGGTGGTTATTTGCTGGTTTTGTGTTTCTGTGCGTGCTGTCGGCTCTCACATCCTGTTTTCTGTCTCTTTGGCTCCTGAAAATATATCTATCCGTGTACCGCAGACTCAAAAACCATGGCATGGCTCGCTCCGGGGTCATCTTACGGGCCTACAGAAGCATTGAAAACTCCCGGGGAAGAGAAAATGAAGATGAGAGTGTGAGCTTTTTATCCTTAGAACATCTTAAAGACACTCGAGCCGTATTCCGAAGCGTTCTCTTCATCAAGAGGGAAGAGCAACACGGAGAGACGGAGACTAAAGGGAGGGATGCGTCTTCCAAAATAGAGCTGGTTTCTGTGGCAGGCCAAGCCAGAGATAAAGAGCAAGAGCCAGCGAAATTCAGGAAGACGCTGTACAGGGAGATTAACGGAGAAGAGGAAGCAGATGGATGGAGAGAGGGAAGGATTGCTCGTTATAGACTGATCCTGAGGGAGGAGAGAGGAAGACATCCAGAAATGCAATGGGTGGTTGGGGAGTGGGAACTGGGGGAGGAGGGCATGGCCTATCAGAGGTCCtgctctctgattggccagccCTCCACCGTCGCTCTGGAGTGA